CCCACTGCAACCTAGCCCACCCCAGGGTTCCAAAGATTTATAAGCTTAGAATACATTCCAAACCACCACTCATAAAGCAAATATAGGGCCCCATTGCATTGCTACTAGATTTTGCTTCAATCATAGTACCAACTACTTAATTACAATCACAGCTCTAAGAGTCAGTTGACAGAATCCTATAAGCAGTTTCCTAGTGCATCTTACATCTTTGGTGTAGGGCAGGCAAAAGTGTCTGTAAGAAGTGATTGTCTAAAAGAACATCTTAAAGACAACCTGGCTAACCTGCTGTTCTGAGTGCCCTCTGGAAAGCAGTAAACTAAACTCCTTCCGGCAACCTCAACTATGTCCTAACTTCTTAAAGGATCATGATGAATCCATGGCTTGCCACCACGTCACTAAAGTCTTATAGAACACAAACATCATAGTAAAAAGAAAGAGGCTGGGATAGGGTAGAAGAGAAATAtctctaaattaaaatttcaaaaactccTGAGATATGAGCCTCCATTTTGATTGTGCTCAATGACTTGAAATTTAATAGAAAGAACAAGCTTTTAAAGAGTCAGACTTAAGACAAAATCATTTAATACTAAGTTGAGAAATCACTCTTTCAAAATTTGTTTCAAACATGTTATAAACTATAACCTGGAATAAGAAATCAttctcaaaattcttttcaataaaacCAAGACTTCAGATTCCTGCTAGGTACCTAACAGTTTATATTCCAGGAAAGAATTACCTAAAACCTATCCAGTAGGATTATTGCACAGTGGGGCCCACAGGACAATGATTTCCAAGGGCTagtccttatatttaaaaaaaaggccaCAATAAATACATCTACATATTATGCCCCACTCTAACTTGACATGGTAAACACAAATATGATGAGTCttgcttaaaaaagaaactcCTGAGAAAAGAAAGGGATGGAAAACTCTACCAAGGCCACTTAGTCAGAAACTGCAATTACTATTTCCACTGCTATTAAGGACACTCACCAAATAAACTGACCATTCCAAGCACCAAGATGAACCAGTGACAATATTATCATACTTCAGAGTATTTCACTCAGATCACAGCTCAAATTGAGCTTTTGAAGAATTTCCTAGTAGAAGATGAGTTTTGAAAGGAAATAAACTGCTGGCAATCAACCCATTAGCCGAACTGAAGttcatcattagtcattaagggtTGAGGTGTTATCAGTGAGATGCTAGCAAACTCAATCTCTAGTAAATTCCAGTGTTTAGGCCATTGTTtttctctcacagttcttgaCATCTGCAAATGGAATTACGgttggtttttcttgtttttcttctttaatctgggTAGCACCATGTTTCACTCTAATGCTAATTCCCCCACAATGTCCCACCCAATGTAATACATATACTTGGCAATCCACGCAGAAGCCTGTAATGCACAAAGTAGCTCAAGTTTTAAGCCCTCCCACTCACCCTATTAAAATGCCAAATCCTAAgcacacaaataaaaacataccaCTCTAGGAGATATTATTCAATTATTCTTCAATTTCCTGTTATAATTGATGAATCATAATACACAGAGCACTGGGTATAATTCCAAACACCAAACTATATGGTCAAAAGTTTCTAAATTGACAATTGAGTCAACAAGCCATACCTTGCTGACAGCACAGACACAGTTACGGTGTGGAGTTGATCTGTTTTTAGCTGCATAGGTGGTGGGATTTTTCTCATGGCTTCTGCTTTCCAAAGCATTCACTCTCATTCTAAAATGGTATGCTATAAACAAAACCATCCATTTTATTCCAGAATACATCATCGTAATGAGAATAAAAAGCTTTGTATGCACATACTgccaatacatttaaaaaggcccaaattttaacaaatagaatagacaaattcatcAGACAAGAGATCATAAATTACTTTGGCcgaaaaaaatctcttaaaaaaaatctggctcAACATTCTGCTTGCAGGTTTCTACATATACTGTATACGtggtgagtgtgtatgtgtgtatatatagagagaacttttttttttttttttttaagggaatgGAATATGGTCTAGCCCACTTTCCCATAGTTATGTAGGAACTACAATGTTCTTTGCGAGCAAAACAAGAAGTGCAAGGTCTGCATTTCCACCAACTTGATGCAAAGCCCCAAGAGCTTCCTGCAAAGTAAAGCCAGCACGGAGAATCCGGTCAATATCTGTGGCAGGAAAAATTAATGGTGGAAGAACGGAGGGACTTGATGATGGATGGCTGGTAGGTGATACATATTCAAGAAATGGCCTCGCAGCTTCAGGACAGACATTTTCTCTGGTTTCGGGTCTGTCTGTTACTGGATTTTGTATGCCCTGACCCAGGTCTTTAACCAATAGGAAACTGGATGACAAAGACTTAGTTTGCTCAGAAGTCTGATTGAGTGCATCCTCCTCACCTGCTAAAAGTTTGGGTGAAATTTCTACACCTAAGGTGTAGTGTAATTGATTAGACGTTTTAGCTGAGGTTAGAGTGACAGAACTGTTCTCATTTACTGATTCCCTAGATTTGGGGACACCTTCCTTATCAGTTGACAGGCCATCACTTGGACCCCTGgagtttatattttctacatcTTCTATTCCAGTGCCAGGTAAAGTGCCTGTCAAGCTCTCTGCCTTCACTGACACAGATATGGCCTGATGAAAGGAGACTTGTGGACACTGTTCATCCTGGGTAAGATGCTCATTTTGCGTGCATCTTTCAGAAAGGCCCTTAATACCAGCTTGGCCATCTGCTAGTGATTGACAGATAACTTCTTCAGATGGATTTTCTGAAGCTGGTTTACTGCTAATAACCAAAAGTTCATGAAGTTCTTTCAACGCTGCTGTTATAGATGAACAAGATTCTTCTGTTGACTCCACAGAGGGCTGACAATTGCCACAGACACTCAGAGAGGGGGAGTAATTGCCATATTCTTCATTTGTTCCAGACCTTTCAACATTACTTTCTGAGGGCTGTGAATCTTGAGTGGAAATGGAATTCAAAATTTCAGGTGAAGGGTTACATTTTGATGTCTCTACTTCCATCAAGGGATTATCTAAAGTGAGATCCGATGCAGTGATGTTCTTGACATCAGCATTCTGACTGCCTGCTGAATTAAGCACAGCAACTAGGGACTGTTCAACAATATCTATTTCCATAAGTGTTTCTGAATTTGAGCAGCCAAAGCATCCTGAAGGTAGAATACTTTTCTTTGTACTTGGAAGATCCACATTCTGCTGTAGCCTATCTCCTTTCATTGTAGCTTCCAAATCAACAATTGTTTGTTGGTTCTGTTGCCTTTCTCCAGGAAGTTCAAGGTCCCCTATGTCACAAAGATGTTCTTGGTCACAAGGAGCATTCTGTTGTTCAACCTCATACTGTTCATTCCCTGGTTCTTCATGCTGCTGAAGGCCATTCACTTGAGTCAGGTTCTGATTTTCTGGATCCCAACCTTTTTTGCCTAGAAGCATCTGTGGTTCATGCATCCTAGTAGTTGTGACAGATAAATTAGTTTCCTGTCTTGTATGGAGATGAAATTTGAGGCCCTGGGTGTTTTTTCCAGCAGATTTCTCGAGATTATCTGCAACAAGTGCTTCTTCCGGTGAATTCTGCAAAGGCATAACTGAACTCTGCTCTGCTGGAGCATGGTCTACTGAAGAAGCATGATCAGAATGATCCTGCAGAGGAAgatgttctttctttttggaatttATCTGGAATTCAGCTGAAGCCTTCAGAGCCTTCACAGCTTTAGGTTCAATGCTTTCTGGGTCACTGGGCTTGATAGGGCAGACTGAAGCAGAGACAGAGTGAGCAAGACTCGTAGGATTACCAATCTCAGTACTCTGTCCTGAAGGATGGGCTGGATGGTTAAATCCATCTGAAGTTGGTACTGATGACATTCCCAGTGAGGTAGATTCTTTACCACTTTTCTCTATATggaacaaaagagaaaggaagaagattcATTAGCAAGTAACAAAGGCCATTAAATTATCAAAAGATATAAATCTAAACAGCACAGAATAAAATCAGTCTTTAAACTCAGGTTCCTCTTATACTAAtagatatgatttaaaaaatacaagaatcTTTTTCACTGTGGTAGACAATTTAACATCACAGCATCAGAATAAGAGGTATGCATGTTCTTAATAAAACATGCATATTGTAATTCAATATGATTGAGTACCATTAACATGCATTCACATAATGGCTGAGTTAGTGCTCAAGACTGAAAGACATTTATGTACCTTTATTCCCAGTGAGTCTAGAACTCTAGAATAGTTTCTCCAAGTGTATTTTCTTCACCACTTGCCCTAAAGTCAGCTGGGATACTTGTTAAAGATGCAGACTCTGGGGTAAAATCCTTGGGAATAAagcctggaatctgcattttcagtAAGCTCCTCAGTTGATTCTTAAAGACATTACAGATCTTGAGAAACTTTACAGTAGAGTGATTCTCATGCCAAAGCACTTCTCCTATTCAAATATAAATGCTGAGGTTATAAATGAGAAGTCTAAAACCAGGTATACTGGGACAGAGCAGGAATTatacagagaaataagaaatttttttagagacagtgtctcgctctgtcacccaggctggagtgcagtggcatcatcaccgctcactgcaacctcaaattcctaggctcaagggttcctcctgcctcagcctcccaagtagctgggactacaggcactcaccaccaggcctggctaatttttcttaatttttgtagagacaacgTCTCAataagttgcccaggctagtctcaaactcctggcctcaagggatcctttccacctcagcctcccaaagtactgggatta
Above is a window of Lemur catta isolate mLemCat1 chromosome 3, mLemCat1.pri, whole genome shotgun sequence DNA encoding:
- the LOC123635955 gene encoding regulatory solute carrier protein family 1 member 1 isoform X1, with protein sequence MLLTVYCVRRDLSEVTFSLQVDADFELHNFRALCELESGIPAAESQIVYAERPLTDNHRSLASYGLKDGDVVILRQKENADPRPPVQFSNLPRIDFSSIAVPGTSSPRQRQPPAAQQSHSSPGEIASSPQGLDNPALLRNMLLSNPHELSLLKERNPPLAEALLSGDLEKFTRVLVEQQQDRARREQERIRLFSADPFDLEAQAKIEEDIRQQNIEENMTIAMEEAPESFGQVVMLYINCKVNGHPVKAFVDSGAQMTIMSQACAERCNIMRLVDRRWAGIAKGVGTQKIIGRVHLAQVQIEGDFLACSFSILEEQPMDMLLGLDMLKRHQCSIDLKKNVLVIGTTGSQTTFLPEGELPECARLAYGAGANREDVRPEEIADQELAEALQKSAEDAEKSGKESTSLGMSSVPTSDGFNHPAHPSGQSTEIGNPTSLAHSVSASVCPIKPSDPESIEPKAVKALKASAEFQINSKKKEHLPLQDHSDHASSVDHAPAEQSSVMPLQNSPEEALVADNLEKSAGKNTQGLKFHLHTRQETNLSVTTTRMHEPQMLLGKKGWDPENQNLTQVNGLQQHEEPGNEQYEVEQQNAPCDQEHLCDIGDLELPGERQQNQQTIVDLEATMKGDRLQQNVDLPSTKKSILPSGCFGCSNSETLMEIDIVEQSLVAVLNSAGSQNADVKNITASDLTLDNPLMEVETSKCNPSPEILNSISTQDSQPSESNVERSGTNEEYGNYSPSLSVCGNCQPSVESTEESCSSITAALKELHELLVISSKPASENPSEEVICQSLADGQAGIKGLSERCTQNEHLTQDEQCPQVSFHQAISVSVKAESLTGTLPGTGIEDVENINSRGPSDGLSTDKEGVPKSRESVNENSSVTLTSAKTSNQLHYTLGVEISPKLLAGEEDALNQTSEQTKSLSSSFLLVKDLGQGIQNPVTDRPETRENVCPEAARPFLEYVSPTSHPSSSPSVLPPLIFPATDIDRILRAGFTLQEALGALHQVGGNADLALLVLLAKNIVVPT